The Miscanthus floridulus cultivar M001 chromosome 17, ASM1932011v1, whole genome shotgun sequence genome has a window encoding:
- the LOC136516172 gene encoding NRR repressor homolog 1-like, translating into MGGVAGAETTKKARRATASDGDGDGESVPPVEQQQQQPAPLPAAGVAGTNAADGSASAAVQSCGEEDDQDDEQVERFYALLANIRALRGLYSAGTGPAASGRGSRKRAREAEAPWTPAFRLEDFEEEVNQGAADARCAVMNQGASGGGVARRPTAARARPAVPAVDDDHEEDQVARGGNKLGHRVAARGRPSSRIELKNM; encoded by the coding sequence ATGGGTGGCGTAGCTGGTGCAGAGACGACGAAGAAGGCTCGACGGGCCACCgccagcgacggcgacggcgacggcgagtcgGTGCCTCCggtggagcagcagcagcagcagccggcgcCATTGCCCGCTGCCGGCGTCGCTGGCACCAACGCCGCCGACGGCTCTGCCTCTGCGGCGGTTCAGAGCTGCGGCGAGGAGGACGACCAAGACGACGAGCAGGTGGAGAGGTTCTACGCGCTCCTCGCCAACATCCGTGCCCTGAGGGGCTTGTACAGCGCCGGGACCGGACCAGCAGCTTCCGGCCGGGGCAGCAGGAAGCGGGCGCGGGAGGCGGAGGCGCCGTGGACGCCGGCGTTCCGGTTGGAGGACTTCGAGGAGGAGGTCAACCAGGGCGCGGCCGACGCGCGGTGCGCGGTGATGAACCAGGGCGCCAGTGGCGGCGGCGTTGCGAGGCGGCCCACCGCGGCCAGGGCGAGACCCGCCGTGCCCGCAGTCGACGACGACCACGAGGAAGACCAAGTAGCGCGCGGTGGGAATAAGCTCGGTCACCGCGTCGCAGCGCGCGGAAGACCAAGTAGTCGAATTGAATTGAAGAACATGTGA